Genomic DNA from Salinibacter pepae:
CCTTCCACATTCCCAAATTGAAAGCCGCACTACTGTACGCCACACTATCTCTTCATCATCGACCGTCGACGAAAGCCAGTGTCGAAATGAGACGATGAGAAGCTTGCAGACTGACCTGCTACCGATTTACAGAGCTCATGTCCGGGTAGCGGTCGCCGGCCGCCACGCCCTGGGGCGCGATCTCGTCGATGCGGGCAAGCTCCTCCTCGGAAAGGGAGACGTCGAGCGCCGCAATGTTTTCGTCGAGGTGATCCGGGTCGGTCGTGCCCGGGATCGGGACGATGTCGTCGCCCTGGTGCAGCACCCAGGCGAGGGCGAGCTGCGCGGGCGTCACGTCCTTCGCGTCGGCCAGCCGGTTCACCTCCGCCACCAGGTCCAGGTTCTTCTGAAAGTTCTCGCCCTGGAAGCGCGGGTTGTGGCGGCGCCAGTCGCCCTCCGGCAGGTCCTCGGGCGACTGGAAGCGACCGGTGAGAAAGCCGCGGCCGAGCGGGCTGTACGGCACGAAGCCAATGCCCAGCTCGCGGCACATCGGCAGAATGTCGTCCTCCGGGTCGCGGCTCCAGAGCGAATATTCCGTCTGGAGCGCCGTGATGGAATGCTCCTCGTTCGCGCGGCGGAGCGTGTCGGCGGCGGCCTCCGACAGGCCCAGGTGCCGCACCTTTCCCTCTTCCACGAGCCGCCCCATGGCCCCCACCGTGTGCTCGATCGGCACCTCCGGGTCCACGCGGTGGAGGTAGTACAGGTCGATGGTGTCGACGCCGAGGCGCTGCAGGGAGTCCTCGCAGGCCGTCTTCACGTAGCTCGGACGGCCGTTGAGGCCGTGCACCTCGCCCGACTCGTCCCGCACGATGCCGAACTTGGTGGCAATCGTGACCCGGTGCCGGTGCGCGTCCAGCACGCGGCCCAGAAGCTTTTCGTTGGTGAAGGGGCCGTATATGTCGGCGCTATCGAAGAAGGTGAGGCCGCGGTCCAGGGCCCGCTGGAGCGTCTTGATGGCCCGGTTCTCGTCGGGCGTGCCGTAGAAGTCGGACATGCCCATGCAGCCGAGGCCGACCGCGGAGACGGTGAGGGTGCTGGTTCCGAGCGTGCGTTGCTTCACGGTACGAGTGGGGTCGGGAGACAGCATTGCGTAGTAGAGAGAGGTGCCGCGCAGTCCAACGCCTCCCCCCACGGGCTGTTGCGCGGCTCGCCGAGGGGCCTCGTCCACGGGCCCGTACGGGGCGAAACGAGCCGTACGTTCCGGCACGTGGCGGCGGATGCACGGGAGGCCCCCGTACGTTGATGCTCACGCCCCCGCCGTGGCCTGCCGCAGCCGCTCAGCGATCTCCTCGTGCCCTTCCGCGGCGGCCTGCTCGGCGGCCGTTTGGCCCTGCTCGTTCGTCGTGGTGGGATCGGCCCCGTGCTCCAGCAACAGGTCCACGAGTGCCGACTCCCCGTACGTGGCCGCGTACATGAGCGCCGTCGCGCCACGGGCCCCGGTCGCATTCACGTCGGCCCCCGCCTCGATGAGCACCGCCGCCGCCTCGGCAAGGCCCTTGAAGCAGCACCCCATGAGGGGCGTGCTGCCGCTGGGGCCCGACCGGTCCGGATCGGCCCCGTGCTCGATCAGCAGATCCGCCATCTCGGGCTGGTCGCTGTAGGCGGCGATCATGAGGAGGCTGTGGCCGTGCTCGTTCGTGTGGTTGGGATCCATTCCCTGTTCGAGGAGCCCCTCCATGGCTTCGGTGTCGCCCCGGCGAGCAACCTCGTGGCCGTCGGCGTCTCGGGGCTCGGTGTCCTGCCCGTCGCCGGTGGGGGACGGGCTGTGGGGATCAGCGGACTCAGAATCGGACATGCGGTCGTGGGGGGGGTTGGGAAACAGGTGCGCGTGCCAAACACGAAAGAGGGGCGAACGCGAGGTCCGCCCCTCTTCGGGCTGTCCATCCGTGACGGAAGCTCGCCCCCGTCATTCGGGGAGGGGACGACCGTCTACTCAAGATCGAACCGGTCGAGGGTCATCACCTTCGTCCAGGCGTCTACGAAGTCCTCGACGAACTTCTCTTCCGCGTCGCCGGACCCGTAGACCTGCGACAGCGCCCGGAACCGGGAGTTGGACCCGAAGATCAGGTCCACGCGGGTGGCCTTCCACTTGACCTCGCCGGTGTCCCGGTCCCGGATTTTGAAGTGCTGCTTGTCCTCCGAAACCGGATCCCACTCGTGATCCATGTCGAGCAGGTTCACGAAGTAGTCGTTGTTCAGCGTCTCCGGGCGGTCGGTGAAAACGCCGTACCCGTCGGCCTGCTCGTGGGTGGCGTCCAGTGCGCGCATGCCGCCGACGAGGACCGTGGTCTCGGCGGGCGTCAGGTTGAGCAGATCGGCCTTGTCCACCAGAAACTCCTCGGGGGTCCAGTCCTGCCACGGGTCGTCGGCGATGTAGTTGCGGAAGCCGTCCGCCTTCGGCTCGAGGTACTCAAACGCCTCGACGTCGGTCTGCTCCTGTGTGGCGTCGGTGCGGCCGGGGGTAAACGGCACCTCCACGTCGTGGCCCGCATCCGCCGCGGCCTTCTCGATCGCGGCGCTGCCGCCCAGGACGATCAGGTCGGCCAGCGACACCCGCACGTCGTCGGACCGCGCGTCGTTGAAGGTTTTCTGGATGCCCGTCAGCACCTCCAGGGCGTGGGCCAGCTGGGGCGGCTCGTTCGCCTCCCAGTTCCGGTGCGGCTCCAGGCGAATGCGCGCGCCGTTCGCCCCGCCACGCTTGTCGCTGTCCCGGTAGGTCGAGGCCGACGCCCAGGCGGTCTTGACCAGGCGGGAGACGGACAGGTCGGTCTCCAGGATCGCCTCCTTCAACTCGGCGATCTCCTCGTCGCCGATCAGGTCGTGGTCGGCATCAGGCACGGGGTCCTGCCAGATCAGGTCCTCTTCCGGGACCTCCGGACCGAGGTATCGCTCCTTCGGGCCCATGTCGCGGTGCAGCAGCTTGAACCAGGCCCGTGCGAACGCGTCCTCAAACGCATCCGGGTTTTCGCGGAAGTCCTCGATGATCTCCCGGTAGTCCGGGTCCCGCTTCAGGGCCACGTCGGTCGTGAGCATCATGGGGTCTACCGTCTCTGAGGCGTCGTGGGCGTCGGGCACGACCCCTTTCAGCTCGTCGCTCTTCGGGCGCCACTGCCACGCGCCCCCGGGGCCCTTGTGGACCTCCCACTCGTAGTCGAGCAGGAAGTCGAGGTAGCCCATGTCCCACTCGGTCGGGGCGTCGGTCCAGGGGCCCTCGATGCCACTGGTAATGGTGTCGCCGCCCTTGCCGGAGCCGTGCTCGTTGTGCCAGCCGAGGCCCTGCTGCTCGATGGGAGCCGCCTCGGGCTCGGCCTGGAGGTGCTCGTCGGTGTCGGCGCCGTGGACCTTCCCGAATGTGTGCCCGCCGGCGATGAGGGCGGCCGTCTCCCGGTCGTTCATCGCCATTCGGCCGAAGGATTTACGGATCCGCTGGGCCGACCATTCCGGGTCCGGGGTGCTCTCCGGTCCCTCCGGGTTTACGTAGATGAGGCCCATCACGGTTGCGCCGAGCGGGTTGTCGAGTTCGTCTTCTTCGTTGAACCGCCCCCAGGTCTCCATCTCGTCTTCGGGCCCCCAGTCGATGGACTCGTCGGGCTTGAAGTCGTCCGTCCGGCCGCCGGCAAAGCCAAACGTCTCGAAGCCCATCGACTCCATGGCGACGTTGCCGGCCAGCACCAGCAGATCCGCCCAGGAGATCTTCCGCCCGTACTTCTGCTTCACGGGCCAGAGCAGCCGCCGGGCCTTGTCGAGGTTCGCGTTGTCGGGCCAGCTGTTGAGGGGGGCCAGCCGCTGACGGCCGCCGGACGAGCCCCCGCGCCCGTCGGTGGTCCGGTACGTGCCCGCGGCGTGCCACGACATCCGAATGAAGAGCGGCCCGTAGTGGCCGTAGTCGGCCGGCCACCACTCCTGCGAGGTCGTCATCACCTCCTCGATGTCGGCCTTCAGGGCCTCGTAGTCGAGCTCCTGAAAGGCCTCCGCGTAGTCGAAGTCCCCATTCCAGGGACCGACGTTTTGCGCGTTCTGGTCGAGAATCTCAACGTCCAGGCTGCCGGGCCACCACTCGCGGCTCGTCTCGGGCATGCTGTCCCGCTGCTCCACCGATCCGTTGGACCCGTTGTGCATCACCGGGCACCCATTGGTCCCGTTCGTGCTTTCGGTAGCGTGTTCTTCTGACATAGATCGACATGAGGGCGTTGCTGGGGGAATAGCGCGTCGTTACAGAAGGTACGCATCCGGAGTTGATTATTCAAATCGATCACCTCTATATTCTTGATAGTTTTCCTCTATCAAAGAGCAGGCCCTCCGTTCGATGACGCTCGCGCAGCTGCAGTATCTCGTGGCCCTCGATACGCACCGCCACTTCGGCAACGCGGCCGCGGCGTGCGACGTGACCCAACCCACCCT
This window encodes:
- a CDS encoding aldo/keto reductase, which codes for MKQRTLGTSTLTVSAVGLGCMGMSDFYGTPDENRAIKTLQRALDRGLTFFDSADIYGPFTNEKLLGRVLDAHRHRVTIATKFGIVRDESGEVHGLNGRPSYVKTACEDSLQRLGVDTIDLYYLHRVDPEVPIEHTVGAMGRLVEEGKVRHLGLSEAAADTLRRANEEHSITALQTEYSLWSRDPEDDILPMCRELGIGFVPYSPLGRGFLTGRFQSPEDLPEGDWRRHNPRFQGENFQKNLDLVAEVNRLADAKDVTPAQLALAWVLHQGDDIVPIPGTTDPDHLDENIAALDVSLSEEELARIDEIAPQGVAAGDRYPDMSSVNR
- a CDS encoding ankyrin repeat domain-containing protein, which gives rise to MSDSESADPHSPSPTGDGQDTEPRDADGHEVARRGDTEAMEGLLEQGMDPNHTNEHGHSLLMIAAYSDQPEMADLLIEHGADPDRSGPSGSTPLMGCCFKGLAEAAAVLIEAGADVNATGARGATALMYAATYGESALVDLLLEHGADPTTTNEQGQTAAEQAAAEGHEEIAERLRQATAGA
- the katG gene encoding catalase/peroxidase HPI gives rise to the protein MPETSREWWPGSLDVEILDQNAQNVGPWNGDFDYAEAFQELDYEALKADIEEVMTTSQEWWPADYGHYGPLFIRMSWHAAGTYRTTDGRGGSSGGRQRLAPLNSWPDNANLDKARRLLWPVKQKYGRKISWADLLVLAGNVAMESMGFETFGFAGGRTDDFKPDESIDWGPEDEMETWGRFNEEDELDNPLGATVMGLIYVNPEGPESTPDPEWSAQRIRKSFGRMAMNDRETAALIAGGHTFGKVHGADTDEHLQAEPEAAPIEQQGLGWHNEHGSGKGGDTITSGIEGPWTDAPTEWDMGYLDFLLDYEWEVHKGPGGAWQWRPKSDELKGVVPDAHDASETVDPMMLTTDVALKRDPDYREIIEDFRENPDAFEDAFARAWFKLLHRDMGPKERYLGPEVPEEDLIWQDPVPDADHDLIGDEEIAELKEAILETDLSVSRLVKTAWASASTYRDSDKRGGANGARIRLEPHRNWEANEPPQLAHALEVLTGIQKTFNDARSDDVRVSLADLIVLGGSAAIEKAAADAGHDVEVPFTPGRTDATQEQTDVEAFEYLEPKADGFRNYIADDPWQDWTPEEFLVDKADLLNLTPAETTVLVGGMRALDATHEQADGYGVFTDRPETLNNDYFVNLLDMDHEWDPVSEDKQHFKIRDRDTGEVKWKATRVDLIFGSNSRFRALSQVYGSGDAEEKFVEDFVDAWTKVMTLDRFDLE